The Acidobacteriota bacterium sequence CCACCCATGCCGACCGGCTTGCCGGTGATAAATCCGGGGTACTTGCCGCCGTGCAGGTGCTCGAATTCGTCGAGCATCCAGAGCATGTGCTGGGCACTGGTCATCACGTCAGGGGCAGGGATGTCTGATACCGGGCCGACGTTCTTGGCCAGTTGCCGTACCCAGCCCCTGCAAATCTTTTCCTGTTCCCGTGCGCTCAGGTTGTGCGGATCACAGACCACACCGCCCTTGCCGCCTCCCAGCGGTATGTCGACGACTGCGCACTTCCATGTCATCCACATGGCCAGCGCGCGGACGGTGTCGATGGTTTCCTGGGGGTGGAACCGGATACCTCCTTTGCACGGACCGCGCGCGTCGTTATGCTGCACACGGAAACCGTGCAGCACCTTGACGCTGCCGTCGTCCAGCCGAATGGGAATCAGAAACTGGTATTCCCGGAGCGGGTTGCGCAGCAACTCGCGCGTTGCTTCATCGAGTTCGAGGAAATCGGCAACTTTGTCGAACTGAGCCTGAGCCATTTCGAAGGCGTTGAATGCTCGATCTGCCATTGCCAAACCTTTCTTGGTAAGAGAGGCGACGTGCAGACCTCCGATACTGTGTCGACGGCCTGCCGGCGGCGCCTCTGGTGTTTACAGCTTAGTTATTTTTTTCACAAGGATTGATACTACTTTGGCCCGGTTTTGTCAAGCCGTCAGCTATATTTATCTGCCTGCCCGGCCATTGCTCGCACCGGACTATCTTGTTAACAGATAACCGGTTAGGCGCCGCGCGCCGCAGCCGCCGAGCCGGCCGGCCGGCGGTGGGAAACCACCGTCTGTTCGGCTTCAGACTCTCGTGTGAGAACGGGGATACCGTTCTTCCTCTCGCAGATTAACCGGGTAGCACCACTTGTGGCGAAGGCGGTTTTGGATTACCTTCGCTGGCAATTGCATCATGACTGACCTTTCGGCTGGGGAACGAACTTGCGTACTGCAATGGATGACACCATAGCGCGACCGGCAGGTCCGGCGTGACCGTGCCTTCCGTTTCCAGTCACCTCGGTGAATTCATGGCTCTGAGCACGGCCGTCACCTGGGCCGTCGCCGTCGTTCTTTTCAAGAAGAGCGGTGAAATAGTCCACCCTGTCGGGCTGAATCTGTTTAAGAACGTGCTGGCGACCCTGCTTTTTCTCCCGACCATGTGGCTGTGGGGAGAAGCGCTGTTGCGCCCGGTTCCGATCGGCGACTACCTGCTCGTACTCGTCAGCGGCGCGCTCGGGATCGGGATTGCCGACACCCTCTTCTTCAAATGTCTGAATACGCTCGGCGCGAGTCTGACGGCCATTATCGATTGTCTTTACAGTCCCTTTACGATCGGTCTTTCCATGCTCTGGCTTGGCGAAAGCCTGAGCACGTGGCAACTCGTGGGAGCCATACTGGTTGTCTCCGCCGTGCTGACCGTGACTCGCGGAAAGAATTCGCACGGCGGTGACCGTCGCACCATTCTCCTCGGCGTGCTCTGGGGCGTTCTATCCGTGGCGGCCATGGCGGTCGGCATCGTCATGGTCAAACCGCTCCTGGACCGTTCGCCGCTGTTGTGGGTCACGGAGGTCCGCCTGCTCGGCGGCGTCGCCGTTCTGCTTGCCGTGTTGCTGTTTCACCCTTCACGTCGAAACATCGTCCGGTCGATCGTATCACGGCAGCGGTGGATTTACACTCTCTCAGGCTCTTTTATCGGCGCCTACGTTTCGATGATTCTCTGGCTGGCCGGGATGAAATACACCCAGGTATCGGTGGCGGCAGTCCTCAATCAGACCAACAACGTCTTCATCTTCATCCTTGCCGCGCTGTTTCTCCGGGAGAAAACTACAATCCTGCGGGTGATCGGAATCGTGCTGGGGGTCGGTGGCACGATACTCGTGACGTTTGGCTGAACTGTGAGCGGCCGTGAGGGCAGGCCGTCCCTGCGGCAGGGGGCCGGTTCCGGATCAGAGACCTATGGTTGCCAGGAGGCGTTCCCAGCCTTCGCACTCCGAAACATGTGAGTATTTTGCGATCGCGTCGTTTTCCGCCCGGGCGGCCATGCGGGCGGAGAACTCACGGTCAGTGACGTAGCGGCAAATGGCCGCACTTAGCGCCTCGTCGTCTCCCGGCGGAAAGAGCAGGCCGTTTTGTTCGGGCATGATCAGGTCAAGGGTGCCTCCCTCGCTGGTGCCGATCACCGGCAGGCCCGAGGCAAACGCTTCGATCGTCACCATGCCGTAGGTTTCTGATCGAGACGCGAGCACGAACATGTCAAAGGCGGCGAAGGCGTATTCGGGCCGGTCCTGGTGCGGCCGAAAGTGAACAAAGTCGCGCAGGTTGAGACTGTCGATCAGTTCATGCAGGTGCCCGGCATAGCCGGTGTTTTCCGAGAGGGTCTGGTCACCGATTACCGCGAGATGCAGCCGGTGTCCGGCTTGATGTACGCGGGCCAGTGCCCTGACGGCCGTATCCTGGCCTTTCTTGGGGTCGAGCCGGCCGATGATGCCGGCGAGCGGGACGCCCTCGGGCAGACCCAGCTTTCTTCGCGCGGCCGTTTTGTCGAGACGCTCGGACGTGAACTGTTGCAGTTCGATGCCGTGCGGAATAATATGGATTCTCTCGCGGGGGATGACCGTTTTCTCCAGGACCCTCGCGGCCAGCCACGGCAGGGGCGTGACCCAGGCGTCCAGGCGGCGGTGCATCCAGGCGTGGACCACGTCCTTTTTCGTCCCACCGACGTGCATGTGCTGGCAGTAAACGAGTTTGAAGCGGTTCGCGGAGATCAGCCCGGCCACGACCCCGAGAATGACGTTCCGGCTCTGGTGCAGCAACAATACCCCGACGTTGTCCGAACGTATCATGCGGGCCAGCCGATATGCGCTGACGGGATCGCCGTACGTAAACGGGGAACTGACGGCACGAACCGTGATGCCTGCGCTGAGCGCCCTTTGAGAAACGACGGAGTCCGGGCGTGCATAGAGCACGGTACTCCAGCCGCGCCCGCGCATCCAGCCCAGGAACCGTACGACGTTCATCTCAAGGCCGCCCCAGGCCGTTGAGGAACAGTACGATCCTATGGCGTAATCAGACGGCGGCGTTTTCACCGGTGCTGTTTCGTCCACCACTTGCAGGTCCGCCCTCGGGCATGGTTCACGGGTGCACCCACGTGCGCCCGCGCCGATTCTCTGCAACGCTAATATGGTCCTGCCGAAGGCCGCCCGTCAACGGCCAATTGCTGCGCAGGCCCGTATCGCGCCGTGATGGAGGGGTATCGGCCGGGTTCGCACGTCACCCGGCGACAAAGTAGCCGGTCAGTGACACTCGGCACAGACATCGGCGTTGATTACCGTCTTGCCGTGCTCGCTGACTGAATGGCAACTGGAGCAGGCCAGCTCCATGTCTTCTACGTGTGCCTGATGCGGCAGCTCGCCGTCTTCGTACCTGACCGTCTCGGGCTGGAGATAGCTGCCGTGGCAGAAGACGGTGCACGTGTTCTCGGGTTTGAGGCCGGCCCCGCGGTCTGGCGGTGAGTAGGCCGGATCAATGCCTTTCATCTCGGTTTCCAGCCTGTCAGCGCCGGTGTTGAGTATGGTCAGCGCGTAGGGGATATTATGCGGGATTCGCCCGTCGCGCACGAACAGGAAGT is a genomic window containing:
- a CDS encoding DMT family transporter, which codes for MALSTAVTWAVAVVLFKKSGEIVHPVGLNLFKNVLATLLFLPTMWLWGEALLRPVPIGDYLLVLVSGALGIGIADTLFFKCLNTLGASLTAIIDCLYSPFTIGLSMLWLGESLSTWQLVGAILVVSAVLTVTRGKNSHGGDRRTILLGVLWGVLSVAAMAVGIVMVKPLLDRSPLLWVTEVRLLGGVAVLLAVLLFHPSRRNIVRSIVSRQRWIYTLSGSFIGAYVSMILWLAGMKYTQVSVAAVLNQTNNVFIFILAALFLREKTTILRVIGIVLGVGGTILVTFG
- a CDS encoding glycosyltransferase family 4 protein produces the protein MVDETAPVKTPPSDYAIGSYCSSTAWGGLEMNVVRFLGWMRGRGWSTVLYARPDSVVSQRALSAGITVRAVSSPFTYGDPVSAYRLARMIRSDNVGVLLLHQSRNVILGVVAGLISANRFKLVYCQHMHVGGTKKDVVHAWMHRRLDAWVTPLPWLAARVLEKTVIPRERIHIIPHGIELQQFTSERLDKTAARRKLGLPEGVPLAGIIGRLDPKKGQDTAVRALARVHQAGHRLHLAVIGDQTLSENTGYAGHLHELIDSLNLRDFVHFRPHQDRPEYAFAAFDMFVLASRSETYGMVTIEAFASGLPVIGTSEGGTLDLIMPEQNGLLFPPGDDEALSAAICRYVTDREFSARMAARAENDAIAKYSHVSECEGWERLLATIGL